AATGGGGTCAACTGgctttagttttttgttttttcttcaaaaaagatGGTTCATGTGGTCCCAAAGGCTTTATTTTTGAGAAGTTGCTTTCATGTTGCTTAAAGGGCGGACAGGAGCATGTGTCGACAAGGGTTTaacatatattttttctttgtcGTCTTTTGTAAAACACAATAGGTGAACAGTTGGATGTGTTTGACCTGGCCATTTACTATGGCAGGGTTTATGTTGAAGAAATAGAACAACAATATGTAGGGTTTAGCATGGAGCTTTTTGAAGGGGTTATTGCCCCAAGAATGAACCTGAAAATTATGAAGACTTATTGTGAGTATCTTGGGTGTACTGATGATTATAGATACATGTATAGATCCCTTCAGTATACAATGTATAGAATCCCTTCAGTAGATAGCAAGTTAAGACTTAGAGAAATACATGTTAAGGAGGATATACGGGAGATGACTTGTATAGGTAAATATAGTGGTAAAGCTGAACTTTATGTAGTTCGTGAGTTTCATATCAGACTTTTGAATGTTGGCAAGGACTGCTCAACTACTGAAAATAAAGACTTGTTGACAAAAATAGATGAAAATGATGCTAGTAAGGGCTGCTCaactcaagaaaatgaagactTTGTTAAGTTTTTAGATGAAGACTTGTTCTATGTAGATATGACATTTGAAAACTTCTTTGAGAGTAATGAATTTTCAGTTCATGCAACACCTGAAGAAGTTGATGGGGGTAAAgggaaaaaatgcaaaagaagaGTTAGTAAAACTGTAGAAGATGGTGAGGAGGCTGAGGCTGATGACAGTGATgatagttgtgatgattttcaTTACAGTAATTATGATTTTAGcaaagatgatgatgatataATATACAAGAATTGTACATCCAATATTGATAAGTCATTTGAAAATCAGATTGGCAATCTTGGGGTTGGTATGCAGGGAAAATGTTCAGAGACAGGTGCTAAAGAGAACaggaaaaaaacacacacacctAAACAAGAACATGCACAGGTGAGAGAAACTTATGCTACTGCTAATTTCAACATTTATGATGGAGAGCAGATTCCTGTCCAAGAAGAATCAGACTCAATGAACACAGAAGAGTTAAACAGACATTATGGGTCCTCGGATGAAGAAAGTGGCCCAAAGAAGTCAAGGTATGTTCGGTTTAGCCTAGAAATTGATATGAAAGATCCAAGATTTTTTGTTGGGTTACTGTTTGATACAAAAAAGGTCCTCAAAGCTACAGTTGATTATTTTGGGGTGTTGTGAGGCAAGGACCATGGTTGAAAGAAGAATGATACCAATAGAATAAGGGCAAATAGCAAGAATGCCAAGTGCAAATGATTCCTCTATGCGACCAAGGAACCAAATAGTGATGCCTTTGTCATACGGACTATAGGACCACAACATGGATGCGGAAGAACATTCTACCATAAGCTGGCCAATTCTAGGTTTctaattgtaaattataaagAGTTCTTGCGGTTGAATAGGAAGATTTCAGTTGAAGAGTTTAAGGAAAAAGTCCATCGAGAATTGAATGTGCATATTAGCAAAGATCAGGTTTACAAGACATTTGCAAAGGCAAAGGTGTTGATCCAAGGGAACTACAAGGAATAGTACAAAAGGATGTGGAACTATTGTGATGAACTATTGCGATTAAATCCAGGATCAACTATTCATATGGAAACAGAGATTGATGAGCTTAGTGGAAAAGAGCGATTCCAGAGGTTATACATTTGCTTCGCAGCATTGAAGAAAGGTTTCAAGGCCAGCTGTAGAGCTGTTGTTGATGTAGATGGCTGCCATCTACGTGGTCCACACCCGGGAGTTCTACTAATAGCTGTAGGGATAGATGCAGATAATTGCATCTATTCCATTGCATATGCAGTTGTTGAGGTAGAAAATAAGAATTCTTAGAGGTGGTTCATcgatttttttgaaatttgatcTCAGCATCCATAAGCAAAGCAAGTGGACATTTATAAGTGATCGATAAAAGGTAATGCATACGACCATGGCTGAGTTTTAAATACCATATTACTTTACTTCATGATTGCTTAATTTTTGGCATTTATTGATGGCAGGGATTGGGTTCAGCCATGCATGATATTCTTCCAAATGTGGAACATAGGCACTGTGTGAGACATCTACATAATAACTTCAAGAAATGGCATCTTGGAGAGACAATAAGGGCATGTTTTGGGACTGTGCAAGGGCAACATATGTAAACAGATTTAAGGCCGAAATGGACACCTTGAAACAATATGATGAGAGTGCACACAAGTAGTTAATGGATAATACATCGCCCCGACATTGGTCAAGGTCACATTTTTGGACTACAGTTAAATGTGACATTCTTCTGAACAACCTTTGTGAAAGCTTTAATTCGATGATTTTAGATGCAAGGGAAAAACCTATTCTTGGCATGCTTGAAAATATTAGAATATATCTTATAGAGCGGCTTCAGACAAAGAGAGAATGGATGAGAAAAAGGAATGAGGAAATCTGTcccaaaattctaaaaaaaattggaaaaagctAAGGATGATGCCAAGTCAAACATTGCAAGGTGGGCTAATGATGACAGATTCGAGGTAACACACATGTACAGAGGCATTTTTGTAGTTGATATGAAGAGAAGGACATGTACATGTAGGCGGTGGGAACTTACCGGTATTCCATGTTCGCATGTTGTGTGTTGTGTTGGATTGCAGCAAAATGAGCCAGAGCATCTTGTGGATCCTTGTTATTCAAGAGATGCCTATTTGAAAGCCTATGAGCCAGCTATTGGACCGATTAATGGACCCAACAACTGGATCAAATCAAAGAAGGACCCTACTAATGCACCAAAAAAGTTGAAACTTCCTGGGAGGCCCAAAAAGACAAGGAGAAGGGAACCAAATGAGCAACAGTTTGATTCTAAAAGCTGTACGAGACTCTCTAGGAAGGGTGTTGCACAGATTACTTGTACCAAATGTCAAAAAAAAGGGCATAATATAAGAAGATGTCCATTGAACCATGCAGCTGATGCGGTGGCTGCTGAAGGTAGTGGAAGGCAACCTCCTTTGAACTCCAACAAGTGCAGAAAATGCAAAGGACTTGGGCACAATGTCAGAACTTGTCCATTGATTGCCTCAGAGACAACTAATACCCAAGCAACACAAGAAACACATGCGTCTGCGTCTACAACAATCACTAAAGTAGACAGTGaaccttcaaaaaatatggcagcCGCAAAGTCCAATTAAggtatattttttaatcaccgaaacttgcatattttttaaattaagtgTGTTTAAATGGCATGCTTACTTCATGTATGTTTCACTGCTCAATAGTCAATATCCAAACTGGTGAGGTGgcaaaaaaaattcatgtgCAATCCTTAGCTCTAGAGTTAAGTTCAAAAAGAGTTCGTCGTACTGCCTGCTGTTTTTTCTGTCATGCTCCAAGCCAAAGCAAAAAAACTTGCACCTGCGTGTGAGCCTAACTTTGGAGATCCAGGATGGCTGCTGTTGTATCTCCAGGaaaggcaaaagaagaaaacaaactgTATGTTTTTGGCATTAAAAACTCGATCTAATTTCGAACTATCAGTCATTACTCTTTGCTGGTTCTTATTTCAAATGTATTTTGCAGGCACATAGGTTGTTGGATGAATTGGATAACTTCATGGACAATAATGAAGACAGTTGAAGATAGTCATATGTTGCTGAACTATGTTGATGGCAGTTACTTTTTGTTAATTTAGTTAGTTTTGACTATTTTTGGGACTTCTTGTAGTGGAAGGGTTAAAATGCGTTGGCTTCATTGAACCAAGTTGCTCAAATGTTGGTTGTTGtagttttttttggattttatgGCATTAGCAGACAGCTTGTTTGTGTAAACGTTGGCTGTTGTAGTTAGTTTTGGTGGCACTTTTGGCATTAGCAGACAGCTTGATTGTGTAATTCTGACTGCATAACCTTTATTTAACTCTATAAGCTATTTTGTTGAATTGGTGCCCAATGGAAGGGTCAAATTACAAGCAAAATTCTGTCCTTTAACAACTTTATTGGCTAACCATGTTAGATATTTCGTTGGAAAAGCTCCAGGTGGAAATGTCCATAAATAGGCttcaattttgtccattttcttttttgcttccaCAAGTTTCCAGTGACCAAACCAATTCCCAAACAATTCAAAACCAAAAAACTAGTGCACTTGGCTACTTATCATTCACAttcaagtttacaatgaatCACATTTCTCCTCAAAAGTTCATAACATACTACCATATTTCTCTTGACAACATGTACAAATTCAGGAGAAATTAGCAACCATGTATTTGAAGGATCTACAATATGTCCAAAACTAGTTCAACATTTTCAACTCCAACACATCTTGCTTTTGTCTTCCATTGCTAGCAAGCACGGTAGTAATTAAAACGTAGCAACACAAACAAACACATGCCAATATCATTAGTTTCACTTCTGTTCTCAATTTTCGGATCTCAAGTTTCAATGTTGCATTTTCTACTTCCACACGTCTGAGGTCCCTCAATAATGAAGCAATTACATTCTTCATCTTCTGAGATATGGGTGGATCGTACCATAGAAAGAAATTACAAGCTCTAGATTTCTGCATTCACAATTAATTCATAGTTTACTTcaacaaaattcattaaattttcatatttgaaatatgtttaccaagaaccaagaaatAGTACCCCATAGTTTTTGCAGCCGTGAAATCTTCTCGAAGGATTTGATTCTGTCCACGAAGTTACTACTCGACACTCTTCAAGGTAGTGGCAGCGCACAGCTAGGTCTCCATTATAGCATTCATCCTTTCCTCGATAAATCTCCGTTGCTGTTTCAAATCGATTTGCGCCATTATTACTCGAAACGCTACCTAAACTTGATATTGCTTTGGCCCAATTTCTCCTTACCTGCATTTGCAATGATTCTGTACACAATCTGCGAATTTACGCAGACTATCCGTTTCTTGGATGAACCCTAGCTCTTCAATTCAACTTAAGCTCCTCACTTTGATTTCAGAGTCTAAAACTCCTCACTTAAGCTCCTCATTTTGTTACCGTTTTAGAGCCCCATAAGTGATGTTACAAAAATAACCCTCATTATGTGGTCAATTTCCCGcctacttaattttttttggtggcGCCGCCGCAAAGGGTCTCAATTGGACTTGCATTTTAAGTTAAGGTATCCAGTTAGTCAAGAATAAAATAAAGGGACTAAATCGACACAAGTATAAAAgtatagggactaaattggccaTTTTCCCTTAGAAGTATAGGGAGGTTTCTAATGTTATTCCAaaattgtttttgacttttgagattTCCAAAGTAATCATGAGCTGGGCTGAAAAAGATCATATTCTTTGGGCTTCCTCCAATTTGACGGGCCACTGTGTCATTTACTTCAAAATTGCCAAGATTAGGGCTTTTGGTCTTTCATTCAACCccgcttcttcttcttcttcttctctgaCACTGCTCCTGCTTTTTCTCCAAACATCGAAAATGGTAAACTTTTTCCTTCTCTCCTATGCCTCggaattttgaaatatttcgCATTTTTCCGGTTaatattttattcaattttttaatttttacttttaattttttgtagccTTCCCACAAGACTTTCGTCATTAAGAAGAAGTTGGCGAAGAAGAAGAGGCAGAACCGACCCATTCCTCACTGGATTCGGATGCGAACTGGCAATACTATCAggtttttttattaatttgattAAGCTCTAATTTGAGATAATTAGTACTCTAGCCGCTGCTCTTGCAATCATATCCTGTGTTTTTTGATTCGTTGTTTGTGGGCATCAGGTACAACGCAAAGCGGAGGCATTGGCGTCGCACCAAGCTAGGGTTTTAGATGAAAAGTTTTCGAATACCGTTGTTGATAGTGTTAATTTACTTGTGACagtgtgtgtgtgtctgtgtGTGCGTGCGTgcgtgcgtgtgtgtgtgtagtTGTGAAAGAATTATTATAAATGGGATTTAAAATGTGAGTCATGATATTTAATTGAATTTGGTAATACTGTGTGTATTTACTGTTGGATTAATGATCCTAATGGTGAtgaatttatctatttttagtACATCTTTAAAGTGGCTTTCCTTGCAATGATTTggcttttgttatttttctgtatTAATTTGGCATGATTTTGTTTTGGGGCTATCTTGTAATGATTTTGAATATGAGAAAACGGCATTGTGGTTAGTAGGGTTTTTCTTCTGTTCCTAATTTGGGATATACGATTTCATGAAATTAGGCAACCTAAAGTTCTATAGAACTGAACTTTTGGATTGGAATTAATCACTAGAACTGAGCTTGTTGATTGGTATGAATTAGCAGGACTAGCTTGTACATTGGTTGGTTTTGTAAGAATTGAACTGGTTGGTCTTTATGTGGGATGACAATGAACTACCTACTAGGAGAAGAGATATCCTTTTTTTGGGTCTATACGACATATGTGATGCTCAACCTCGCACGATATCACCTTTTGTGTAAACATTGGTATTCTTGGTCTCTTTAGCAGGTGCTCCTAATCCATGTGTAACTGTTTTTATTTCTGTAGACTTGGGATATTTCATTCCCTTGTTGGCAGGGCTGTTAAATTGGAAGTATGTTGCCTTGCTTAGGTTTGGAGTTATGGTAAATGTCAAAACCTTTTTCTTCAATTATTCCAGAATTGAGTTTGCTTGATCATCAGTTTCTATATATCTGGCATTTGGTGGTAGACATACATTTTCTGGCGTTGTTTTGCTGATTAAAAGCATATATTGGGCATTGTTTGAAGGGGTCTCAGTTGTTCTGAAGCTTGTGTTGAATTAATGCAGAAAGTATGTAGAGTTTGTGCATTTATCTTGATCTGTAGAATGGAAATGGCTGGCTGCCTTTATTGCAATAAGGTCCTCTAGGTGTATAAAACTTGGACGCATTTGACAAGATGTACAGGGCATCCCTGCCCTATTTGATTCTGTTAAAGCTTCGGTAGGAAGCAACATTTGTTGCGGTATTGGGGATGCATATTCTTGAATTTTGGAAAGGGTGCAGTTCTAAAGTTGATTTTGCACTATATCGTGTTATTTTTAGGAATTTTTGTAGAAGAATATACTGTATCGATTTGATACATGTAAggtaaaaaagtaattgaaaaatgtgttcacagAAAACGTAAAAGTTTGTCCGTAGAAAATTACGATCCAAACATGCGGAGTCCTAGGATCTTGCAAGTGGTCCTTCTAAACAAGGGAAAGAAAGCAATGGCCATTGTGCATGTTGGGAGAGTTTAGAACAGAGAGTTCAAAGAGGATGGGACAAGGAATTGGTGGTATTATGTGTGCCAGGTTATTCGCTGTTATGTAAAGAGCAAATCAATCTAGTTAAAAGCATATAAGCTTTATGGTCGTCATTGAATAACACTTGTACGTTGCCCAATGCCAACCCGGCATTGAAATGAAAACAATTAAATGATCCTGAAAGCTACATTTAGCGTgtaaaatttttatgtttaaagtctCATTTCAAAGCAAGACCAAAATGGCAATATACAATTcctcaatttattttttattaacaaaaaaaggaaagaggCCCATTAATCTTCGATTCAAATTATTGGTACTTATTATTCATCCTGTGTGGTGGAGACATGGAAATTCTAATTTCTATGTAATCCATCCATCGAAACATAAAGTCCAATCCACCCATCGAATTatcataaaatttaaaaaaagagcTGTAATTTTAGTGTATACTACTTGGTAGATATAAAAATTACTACGTGTAACATGTTCAATCATGACAATATAAACTCTCATTTGTCATTTAGAACCTTCtaactttgttttctttttcactcTTAATCGGAAGAACCTTCCAactttattttatatttctcTTAATCTcgataaattaatattttataaattaataatatctattaaataataattttttcagTGCCATCTTGGGTTAATGAGCTAAATTAgtaattttaataaaataataagataataatttttttttgaaaagcttATATAATCCTTTGGTTCCGTTCAtatgataaattaataattcactaaaattacacATCATATTTTACTAAAATAAGGGTATTATTGTTTATTTAAGTCAACCTGAATCTCATCCCTATTTTTTCTTATTACATCTAAAAGTTTTGTACTTGAATTAAATTATACTTGTAAATCAAGTTGATATTGATTAGTTTATattccttggatttttatcctccTTTTATTAATagaataattcatatttttataagaCAAAATAAAAGTTTAGTTGATTAGATTGACTATTTTTCTGAATTGTGAGTACATTCAGATAAACtaacaaatttttaatttattgattagTTAATACCTTTCTAAGTTAATAGAATTTGTATCGTCCCAAGATTATTATTTATAGAGGTTTTATTGTGTCACTATATGCGATGTATCTCTATATATATTGTAGGTAGTTTATAAGGATGGCAACGAGGGCGGGCACCGCACTGGGGGTCATTGGGGTAGgggccgggggggggggggattttTCCCCCGTTTAGAAACGGGGCCTCGCCCTGCCACCcgtttgaaatatatatatatatatatatatatatatgtacataattatatatataatgatattatcaattatactactaattatacatgtttattaataaaaattattaattatttatactaaatttattaatacatttatgttaaattcctaactacacttt
The Coffea arabica cultivar ET-39 chromosome 6c, Coffea Arabica ET-39 HiFi, whole genome shotgun sequence genome window above contains:
- the LOC113692056 gene encoding uncharacterized protein; protein product: MSWAEKDHILWASSNLTGHCVIYFKIAKIRAFGLSFNPASSSSSSLTLLLLFLQTSKMPSHKTFVIKKKLAKKKRQNRPIPHWIRMRTGNTIRYNAKRRHWRRTKLGF